The Bacillus sp. Marseille-Q1617 genome has a segment encoding these proteins:
- a CDS encoding metal-dependent hydrolase encodes MDTGTHIVMGFALGGLATLDPAVAESSATSTSVLIAAVIGSQIPDIDTVLKLRNNAVYIRHHRGITHSIPAVLMWPLLIVACIYPFFPEANLLHLWIWTFTAVFLHVFVDIFNAYGTQALRPISSKWVALGVINTFDLPIFIIHVIGLILWGLGFPPGETFLVMYIVIFAYYVLRFQVQKAVKNAVKRRIPEAEKIIVSPTMRFFQWRLAVVTKDKFYVARAFRRSITIFDEFNRIPIPDLPVIKAAKKDKNLSAFLSFSPVYRWEIDEFDDHFEVRFIDLRYRNNGHYPFVALVQLDKDLSVVSSYTGWVFSEEKLRKKVDIDILID; translated from the coding sequence TTGGATACAGGTACTCATATCGTTATGGGTTTCGCTCTGGGAGGTTTAGCCACGCTCGATCCCGCTGTCGCTGAGAGCAGCGCTACTTCAACGAGTGTCCTCATAGCTGCAGTCATCGGTTCTCAGATCCCTGACATTGATACTGTGTTGAAACTGCGAAATAATGCGGTATATATACGTCACCACCGTGGAATCACTCACAGCATTCCCGCTGTCCTTATGTGGCCCCTGCTCATAGTCGCATGCATCTATCCATTTTTTCCTGAAGCGAATCTGCTTCACTTATGGATTTGGACATTCACTGCCGTTTTCCTGCATGTATTTGTCGACATATTCAACGCTTACGGCACCCAGGCTCTGAGGCCGATTTCGTCGAAATGGGTCGCTTTGGGTGTGATCAACACGTTTGATCTTCCCATATTCATCATCCATGTGATCGGCTTGATCCTATGGGGGCTCGGCTTTCCGCCTGGAGAGACGTTCCTGGTGATGTACATCGTCATTTTCGCCTATTATGTCCTCCGGTTCCAAGTTCAAAAAGCTGTTAAGAATGCCGTCAAAAGAAGGATACCGGAAGCCGAGAAAATCATCGTCTCCCCTACCATGCGCTTTTTTCAATGGCGGCTTGCCGTTGTTACGAAGGATAAATTTTATGTCGCAAGGGCTTTTAGACGTTCGATCACGATATTTGACGAATTCAATCGAATTCCTATACCGGATCTTCCAGTCATCAAAGCGGCTAAGAAAGATAAGAACCTATCGGCGTTTCTTTCCTTCTCTCCTGTTTACCGCTGGGAAATAGACGAATTCGACGACCATTTCGAGGTTCGCTTCATTGACCTCCGTTACCGGAATAACGGTCATTACCCATTTGTCGCACTCGTTCAGCTCGACAAGGATCTTAGCGTTGTCAGCTCTTATACCGGCTGGGTATTCAGCGAGGAAAAATTGCGCAAAAAAGTCGATATCGACATTTTAATCGATTAA
- a CDS encoding ABC transporter ATP-binding protein: MDSIKRYLQFVKPYRWQIIGTLIIGIIKFAIPLLIPILIKYVIDDIVGNGSLTTQEKTSNLLTIMGVMLVLFLIIRPPVEYYRQYFAQWTGNKILFDLRDTLFSHIQKLSFKYYSNTRAGEVISRVINDVEQTKNFVITGLMNLWLDAATIIIALAIMFTMDVTLTLVSLIAFPFYAFSVRYFFGRLRGLTRERSQALAEVQSHLHERVQGMSVIKSFAVEDYEQKQFEGQNSNFLTKALKQTSWNAKAFAVVNTITDISPLIIIGYAGLQVIQEDLTIGTMAAFIAYIDRLYNPLRRLVNSSTTLTQSIASMDRVFEFMDEKYDVDDEPGAVPCRNVKGDIQFKNVSFQYDPKEEEVLRNLNLDIQSGETVALVGMSGGGKSSLVSLIPRFYDVTKGEIQLDGTDIRRFEARSLRDKIGMVLQDNILFSESVKMNIKFGNPEASDEDVIKAAKAANAHDFIMKLPEGYDTRVGERGVKLSGGQKQRVAIARVFLKNPPILILDEATSALDLESEHLIQEALEVLAKDRTTFIVAHRLSTITHADRIIHMEHGEISEMGTHQELMERQGHYYKLFQVQQLDQ; this comes from the coding sequence TTGGATAGTATCAAACGTTACCTGCAATTTGTTAAGCCTTATCGCTGGCAGATTATAGGTACCCTCATCATAGGAATTATTAAGTTTGCCATTCCATTGCTGATTCCGATTCTGATTAAATACGTCATCGACGATATCGTGGGGAATGGGAGCTTAACAACACAGGAAAAAACAAGTAATTTACTTACGATCATGGGCGTTATGCTTGTGCTGTTTCTCATCATCAGACCGCCGGTTGAGTATTACAGGCAATATTTTGCACAATGGACAGGGAATAAGATCCTTTTTGATTTAAGGGATACTCTCTTTTCCCATATTCAAAAATTGAGTTTTAAATATTATTCCAATACCCGTGCAGGCGAAGTCATCTCAAGGGTGATCAATGATGTCGAGCAGACGAAGAACTTCGTCATCACGGGACTTATGAATCTATGGCTGGATGCAGCCACTATCATCATAGCACTTGCCATTATGTTTACGATGGACGTGACACTGACGCTGGTTTCATTGATTGCTTTTCCCTTCTATGCCTTTTCGGTACGCTATTTCTTCGGAAGGCTGCGAGGTTTGACAAGGGAGCGTTCACAAGCGCTTGCAGAAGTTCAGAGCCATCTGCATGAGAGGGTGCAGGGGATGTCTGTCATCAAGAGTTTTGCAGTGGAGGACTATGAGCAGAAGCAATTTGAAGGACAGAATAGCAACTTCTTAACCAAAGCATTAAAGCAAACGAGCTGGAACGCGAAAGCCTTCGCGGTGGTGAATACCATTACGGATATTTCTCCATTGATCATCATTGGGTACGCAGGTCTTCAAGTAATACAAGAAGACCTCACCATCGGTACAATGGCGGCATTCATTGCTTATATTGACCGGTTATATAATCCACTGAGAAGGCTCGTGAATTCATCGACTACCTTGACGCAATCAATCGCCTCCATGGACAGGGTATTTGAATTCATGGATGAAAAGTATGATGTGGATGATGAGCCCGGTGCAGTTCCATGCCGCAATGTGAAAGGGGATATCCAGTTCAAAAATGTATCCTTTCAATATGATCCTAAGGAAGAAGAGGTACTGAGGAATCTCAATCTGGATATTCAATCAGGGGAAACCGTTGCACTTGTGGGAATGAGCGGCGGGGGCAAATCCTCTCTTGTCAGTTTGATCCCGCGATTCTACGATGTGACCAAGGGAGAAATTCAATTAGACGGTACAGACATCAGAAGATTCGAGGCCAGATCTCTCAGGGATAAAATCGGAATGGTACTTCAGGATAATATTCTTTTCAGTGAATCTGTGAAAATGAATATAAAATTCGGAAACCCGGAAGCTAGTGATGAAGATGTCATAAAGGCTGCCAAAGCTGCAAATGCCCATGATTTCATCATGAAGCTGCCTGAGGGGTATGACACACGAGTAGGAGAAAGAGGTGTGAAGCTCTCCGGCGGGCAGAAACAAAGAGTGGCAATCGCCAGGGTCTTCCTGAAAAACCCGCCTATCCTTATTCTCGATGAAGCTACTTCTGCACTTGATCTCGAGAGTGAGCATCTGATCCAGGAAGCGTTGGAAGTATTGGCGAAAGATCGCACCACGTTCATTGTAGCCCACCGTTTATCAACGATCACCCATGCAGACAGGATCATTCACATGGAGCATGGAGAGATCTCGGAAATGGGCACGCACCAGGAATTGATGGAAAGACAGGGACATTATTATAAGCTTTTTCAGGTTCAGCAATTAGATCAATAA
- a CDS encoding YgaB family protein gives MQQRFNQLVSEQLATMDKLLFLQAEIERCQKLEGELIELQEMTKVQSLKSEIIQKKRELKEIHRIFQEQTDDVIRSYQEEYNEVPS, from the coding sequence ATGCAGCAAAGGTTTAATCAATTGGTATCTGAACAGTTGGCGACAATGGATAAGCTGTTGTTTCTTCAGGCAGAGATTGAGCGCTGCCAGAAACTTGAAGGGGAACTTATAGAATTGCAGGAAATGACCAAGGTCCAGTCATTGAAAAGTGAAATCATCCAAAAGAAAAGAGAGCTGAAAGAAATCCACCGTATCTTTCAGGAACAAACCGATGACGTAATCCGTTCCTATCAGGAAGAATATAATGAAGTGCCGTCATAG
- a CDS encoding DUF402 domain-containing protein, producing MAVPTEGRSVQIHSYKHDGNIHRIWNETTVLKGTSNVIIGGNDRTLVTESDGRTWMTREPAICYFHSELWFNIICMIREDGIYYYCNLSSPFVYDHEAIKYIDYDLDIKVFPDMTYTLLDEDEYEAHRKLYGYPDVIDHILKRNVDKLVRWIRQRKGPFAPDFIDIWYDRYLTHRG from the coding sequence ATGGCTGTTCCCACTGAAGGGCGATCTGTACAAATACATAGTTATAAGCATGATGGAAATATCCACAGGATATGGAATGAAACGACTGTTTTGAAAGGGACAAGTAATGTGATCATCGGGGGAAACGACCGGACACTTGTAACGGAATCAGACGGAAGAACATGGATGACACGCGAACCCGCAATCTGTTATTTTCATTCTGAACTATGGTTTAACATTATTTGTATGATCCGTGAGGACGGGATTTATTATTATTGTAATTTAAGTTCACCATTCGTATACGATCATGAAGCAATCAAGTACATTGATTATGACTTGGATATTAAAGTGTTTCCTGATATGACGTATACATTGCTTGATGAGGATGAATACGAGGCTCATCGGAAATTGTACGGTTACCCGGATGTGATCGATCACATCCTGAAGAGAAATGTGGACAAGCTTGTACGATGGATACGACAAAGGAAAGGTCCTTTTGCACCTGACTTCATTGATATCTGGTATGATCGCTACTTAACACATAGGGGGTAA
- a CDS encoding YpzG family protein, which yields MANMKNNFNQNKYSSPFNKAFYNPKHAHSQANGQTTQTQNMIILEAETRKRS from the coding sequence ATGGCAAACATGAAAAATAATTTCAACCAAAATAAGTACAGCAGTCCATTTAACAAAGCATTTTACAATCCAAAACATGCTCATTCCCAGGCAAATGGACAAACCACGCAAACACAGAATATGATCATTCTTGAAGCTGAAACCCGTAAACGTTCTTAA
- the mutY gene encoding A/G-specific adenine glycosylase — translation MKEEPLKHLETIDREEFQKDLITWFSREQRDLPWRKDRDPYKVWVSEIMLQQTRVDTVIPYFNRFLEKFPTIDALALANEEEVLKAWEGLGYYSRVRNLQSAVKEVHEKYGGVVPDTPKEISSLKGVGPYTAGAVLSIAYGKPEPAVDGNVMRVFSRILSIWLDIAKPSSRKVFEEAVRALISKENPSYFNQALMELGALICTPTSPSCLLCPVREHCQAFHEGVQTELPIKSKKKAARKLNMAAAVLFTEDNRVVIHKRPSTGLLANLWEFPNFEVTETRSGRKQLGERLEADYGVEASLKAGVITKIQHVFSHIIWDIEVYAGSVESTALKDTELIAVTNEEMEKYAFPVSHQKIWKETNHVVNN, via the coding sequence TTGAAAGAAGAACCGTTAAAACATTTAGAGACCATTGACCGTGAGGAATTTCAGAAAGATTTAATTACCTGGTTTTCAAGGGAGCAGCGTGACCTGCCGTGGAGAAAGGATCGTGATCCCTATAAAGTATGGGTATCAGAAATCATGCTTCAGCAGACCAGAGTAGATACAGTCATTCCTTATTTTAACCGATTCCTTGAGAAATTTCCTACAATAGATGCTCTCGCCCTTGCAAATGAGGAGGAAGTATTGAAGGCATGGGAAGGTCTTGGGTATTATTCACGGGTCAGAAATCTGCAATCGGCAGTGAAGGAAGTCCATGAAAAATATGGGGGGGTCGTCCCTGATACTCCCAAGGAGATTTCTTCCCTTAAAGGTGTCGGTCCTTATACTGCAGGAGCCGTCCTCAGTATCGCCTATGGGAAACCTGAGCCCGCTGTAGACGGAAACGTCATGAGGGTGTTCTCGAGGATCCTCTCCATATGGCTTGATATAGCGAAGCCTTCGTCACGGAAAGTGTTCGAGGAAGCCGTAAGGGCTCTTATTTCAAAAGAGAATCCTTCTTACTTCAATCAGGCTTTAATGGAACTGGGTGCATTGATATGTACGCCGACATCCCCGTCCTGCCTGCTATGCCCGGTACGTGAACATTGTCAGGCCTTCCATGAAGGAGTACAGACAGAACTTCCGATCAAATCAAAAAAGAAGGCGGCACGCAAGTTGAATATGGCCGCAGCCGTCCTTTTCACTGAGGATAACCGTGTTGTGATTCACAAACGTCCAAGCACAGGCCTGCTGGCGAACCTGTGGGAGTTCCCCAATTTTGAAGTGACAGAGACGAGAAGCGGAAGAAAGCAGCTGGGAGAAAGGTTGGAAGCAGACTATGGCGTGGAAGCTTCCTTAAAAGCAGGAGTCATCACCAAAATTCAGCATGTATTCTCTCATATCATCTGGGATATTGAAGTATATGCCGGGAGCGTCGAAAGTACCGCTTTAAAAGATACTGAATTAATTGCCGTAACGAATGAAGAAATGGAAAAATATGCATTTCCGGTTTCCCATCAGAAAATCTGGAAAGAAACAAATCATGTAGTAAACAACTGA
- the fabL gene encoding enoyl-[acyl-carrier-protein] reductase FabL, with the protein MSEKVALVTGSSRGLGREIAIQLAQQGYDIVVNYARSKKGALETAEEVEKLGRKAFVVRANVGDVDKIKAMFEQIKEEFGRLDVLVSNAASGVLRPVMELEESHWDWTMNINSKALLFCAQEAAKLMDKGGKIVSISSLGSIRYLDNYTTVGVSKAAVEALTRYLAVELAPKNIIVNAVSGGAIDTDALKHFPNREDLLEDARKNTPAGRMVEIEDLVKSVLFLVSDDSSMIRGQTIIVDGGRSLLV; encoded by the coding sequence ATGAGTGAAAAAGTAGCATTGGTAACAGGAAGCAGCCGGGGGCTTGGAAGAGAAATTGCCATTCAATTGGCCCAGCAGGGATACGATATCGTCGTGAACTATGCCCGCAGCAAAAAAGGGGCTCTTGAAACTGCTGAAGAAGTAGAAAAGTTAGGCCGGAAAGCATTTGTCGTCCGTGCCAACGTAGGTGATGTGGATAAAATCAAAGCGATGTTCGAACAGATCAAAGAAGAGTTCGGACGATTGGATGTGCTTGTGAGCAACGCAGCTTCCGGGGTGCTGAGACCCGTTATGGAGCTTGAAGAGTCTCATTGGGACTGGACGATGAATATCAACAGTAAAGCTTTACTATTCTGTGCCCAGGAAGCCGCGAAATTGATGGATAAAGGCGGAAAGATCGTCAGTATCAGCTCACTCGGGTCGATCCGTTACCTTGATAACTACACCACCGTGGGCGTTTCAAAAGCAGCGGTGGAAGCATTGACGCGTTATTTGGCAGTCGAGCTTGCTCCAAAGAATATCATTGTAAATGCTGTTTCCGGAGGAGCGATCGATACGGATGCCCTTAAACATTTCCCGAATCGTGAAGACCTCTTGGAGGATGCACGTAAAAATACTCCTGCTGGACGCATGGTGGAAATCGAAGATCTTGTGAAGTCGGTTCTGTTCCTGGTTTCGGACGATTCATCGATGATCAGAGGCCAAACGATCATCGTGGACGGCGGGCGTTCACTGCTCGTTTGA
- a CDS encoding gamma-type small acid-soluble spore protein translates to MAKQPNKTQSGTSVQHVKQQNAQAGAQQQYGTEFASETNAQEVRQQNAQSQAKKGQNSGQQQ, encoded by the coding sequence ATGGCAAAACAACCAAACAAAACTCAATCTGGTACTAGCGTTCAACACGTTAAACAACAAAACGCTCAAGCAGGAGCTCAGCAACAATACGGTACTGAGTTCGCTTCTGAAACAAACGCTCAAGAGGTGCGTCAACAAAACGCTCAATCTCAAGCTAAAAAAGGTCAAAACTCTGGTCAACAACAATAA
- a CDS encoding YfhJ family protein, translating to METTFHELTELLLEINSELSYERARTWVELVWEDFETTYAKAGYEYQGKEVTERVVRQWITNYGSRIHEFAARNPKYKHLLENEQSNEDDGLVH from the coding sequence ATGGAGACGACATTTCATGAGCTTACTGAATTATTATTGGAAATAAACAGTGAACTTTCTTATGAAAGGGCAAGAACGTGGGTCGAGCTCGTATGGGAAGATTTTGAAACCACATATGCCAAAGCAGGATACGAATATCAGGGGAAAGAAGTGACTGAAAGGGTGGTACGACAATGGATCACGAACTACGGTTCCCGCATCCATGAATTCGCTGCTCGAAACCCCAAATACAAACACTTGCTTGAGAATGAACAAAGCAACGAAGATGATGGTTTAGTGCATTAA
- a CDS encoding small, acid-soluble spore protein K, producing MRNKTTGFPNMNNNKFEGEPRAKAEYASKRANGTINTHPQERMASSGKRKQDSI from the coding sequence ATGCGTAATAAAACAACCGGGTTCCCCAATATGAATAACAACAAATTCGAAGGAGAACCAAGAGCTAAAGCCGAATATGCATCCAAAAGGGCAAATGGTACCATCAATACCCATCCTCAAGAACGTATGGCGTCTTCAGGAAAAAGAAAACAAGACTCGATATAA
- a CDS encoding ABC transporter substrate-binding protein, translated as MLLILVLSSVLYGCGGSEGSSGEGSDSKDSGDPKVLIFGRGGDSVALDPATVTDGESFKVTKNIFETLVEFGEQDTEVNPGLAEEWKVSDDGLTYTFTLREGVKFQDGTDFNADAVVKNFERWMNGNEEAFYYYKSMFGGFKGDEGHVIKEVKAVDEKTVEFVLKRPQAPFLKNIAMSPFAIVSPKALDELGDKLGEAPTDAGTGPFKFKEWKRNDKIVLVKNEDYWQKDYPKLDQVVFKSIPENSARLNALVSGEIDLADGVNPSDASQVESNDQLQLFERPSMNVGYLGLTSTRKPFDDPKVRQAINYAINKQEIVDAFFEGRAEVAKNPMPPVIGGYNDDIEGYEYNPEKAKELLAEAGHEKGFEMELWAMPVPRPYMPDGQKVAEAIQADLAEVGIKAKIVSYEWATYLEKARKGEADAFLLGWTGDNGDADNFLYVLLDKDNIGSNNYTYYSNDELHEKLIAAQSETDEAKREELYKEAQEIIHADAPWVPLAHSTPLLAGTAALKNFKPHPTGSDFLGEVDIEQ; from the coding sequence ATGCTGCTGATTTTAGTCCTTTCATCCGTGTTATACGGATGCGGAGGCTCTGAAGGTTCTTCAGGCGAAGGCAGCGACAGTAAAGATAGCGGAGATCCGAAAGTATTGATCTTCGGACGCGGGGGAGACTCAGTTGCTCTTGACCCGGCGACCGTTACTGACGGTGAATCATTTAAGGTAACAAAGAACATTTTTGAAACATTAGTAGAATTCGGAGAGCAGGATACAGAAGTAAATCCTGGACTCGCAGAAGAATGGAAGGTTTCAGATGATGGTTTAACGTATACGTTCACTCTTCGAGAAGGAGTTAAGTTCCAAGACGGCACAGACTTTAATGCGGATGCTGTCGTTAAAAACTTCGAGCGCTGGATGAATGGAAATGAAGAAGCTTTCTACTACTACAAATCTATGTTTGGCGGATTTAAAGGTGATGAAGGCCACGTTATCAAGGAAGTAAAAGCTGTCGATGAAAAGACTGTAGAATTTGTATTAAAACGTCCTCAAGCACCATTCTTAAAGAATATCGCAATGAGTCCGTTTGCGATTGTAAGTCCTAAAGCACTTGATGAGCTTGGCGATAAGCTGGGTGAAGCTCCAACAGACGCTGGTACAGGACCATTCAAATTCAAAGAATGGAAACGTAACGACAAGATTGTCTTAGTTAAAAACGAAGATTACTGGCAAAAAGATTATCCTAAGTTAGATCAAGTTGTATTTAAGTCGATCCCTGAAAACTCTGCACGTCTTAATGCATTGGTTTCTGGTGAAATCGATCTTGCTGATGGTGTGAATCCTAGTGATGCATCACAAGTGGAGAGCAATGACCAATTACAGTTATTCGAACGTCCTTCCATGAACGTCGGGTACCTTGGTTTGACTTCTACCCGTAAACCATTTGATGATCCTAAAGTACGTCAAGCAATCAACTACGCAATCAACAAGCAGGAGATCGTTGACGCATTCTTCGAAGGAAGAGCGGAAGTAGCGAAAAACCCAATGCCTCCGGTAATCGGCGGTTATAACGACGATATCGAAGGTTATGAGTATAATCCTGAAAAGGCTAAAGAACTCCTTGCTGAAGCAGGACATGAAAAAGGTTTTGAAATGGAGCTTTGGGCAATGCCAGTTCCACGTCCTTACATGCCGGACGGACAAAAAGTGGCTGAAGCGATTCAAGCTGACCTTGCCGAAGTTGGCATCAAAGCAAAAATTGTTTCTTACGAGTGGGCAACTTACCTGGAAAAAGCTCGTAAAGGTGAAGCTGACGCGTTCTTACTAGGTTGGACTGGTGACAACGGTGACGCTGACAACTTCCTATATGTCCTTCTTGATAAAGACAACATCGGAAGCAACAACTACACGTACTACAGCAATGACGAGCTTCATGAAAAATTGATCGCTGCGCAATCTGAAACGGATGAAGCAAAGCGTGAAGAGCTTTATAAAGAAGCTCAAGAAATCATCCATGCGGATGCTCCATGGGTTCCACTTGCTCACTCCACACCATTATTGGCTGGAACTGCAGCACTTAAGAACTTCAAACCGCATCCAACAGGTTCTGACTTCCTAGGCGAAGTTGATATCGAACAATAA
- a CDS encoding ABC transporter ATP-binding protein, with translation MTEPLLKVENLKKHFPITGGILGRPVSSVKAVDGVSFTVNKGETLGIVGESGCGKSTTGRMLMRLIDPSEGRVTFEDRELTNLSNSEMRKIRREIQMVFQDPYASLNPRHTVEKILEEPLKVHGMGSAKERKKRVHELLNIVGLSSYHAKRYPHQFSGGQRQRIGIARALMTKPKLIIADEPVSALDVSIQSQVLNLMQDLQKEFELTYIFIAHDLGVVRHISDRVGVMYLGKMVELSDSETLYEKPLHPYTQALLSAVPIPDPDFKRETQLLQGDIPSPSNPPSGCTFHTRCPMATEVCKQKVPEFKEHQPGHYVACHLY, from the coding sequence ATGACGGAACCATTGCTAAAGGTTGAAAATCTTAAGAAACATTTTCCTATCACAGGAGGAATTCTTGGACGACCCGTCAGTTCAGTGAAAGCAGTGGATGGAGTCTCTTTTACAGTCAACAAGGGAGAGACCTTGGGAATCGTAGGAGAAAGCGGCTGCGGTAAATCCACTACCGGCCGGATGCTGATGAGGCTGATCGACCCATCCGAAGGCAGAGTCACTTTTGAAGACCGCGAGCTTACGAATCTATCAAACTCAGAAATGAGAAAAATCCGCCGGGAAATCCAAATGGTCTTTCAGGATCCATACGCTTCCTTGAATCCAAGGCATACAGTGGAAAAGATTTTGGAAGAGCCGCTCAAGGTCCACGGAATGGGATCGGCAAAAGAACGTAAAAAGAGAGTGCATGAACTTCTGAACATAGTAGGTTTAAGCAGCTATCACGCGAAACGCTATCCGCACCAATTCAGCGGAGGGCAAAGACAGCGGATCGGGATTGCCCGTGCACTCATGACAAAACCGAAACTGATCATCGCGGATGAACCTGTCTCTGCATTAGACGTATCCATCCAGTCACAGGTTTTAAATCTGATGCAGGATCTTCAGAAAGAGTTCGAACTCACCTATATCTTCATTGCTCATGATCTGGGTGTAGTTAGACATATAAGCGACAGAGTGGGAGTTATGTACTTAGGGAAAATGGTAGAGCTCAGTGATAGTGAGACTTTATATGAGAAACCATTGCACCCTTATACCCAGGCCCTTCTCTCCGCAGTCCCGATACCAGATCCGGACTTTAAGAGAGAAACACAGCTATTGCAGGGGGACATTCCGAGTCCTTCCAATCCGCCAAGCGGATGCACCTTCCATACCCGCTGCCCTATGGCAACGGAAGTCTGTAAACAGAAGGTGCCGGAATTCAAGGAACACCAACCAGGGCATTATGTAGCTTGCCATCTTTATTAG
- a CDS encoding ABC transporter ATP-binding protein — translation MSQARPLLTVEDLRTSFFTDDGEVPAVDGVSFHVNEGEILGVVGESGCGKSVTSLSIMGLVPSPPGKITGGKILYKDEDLTKVSEKRMRDIRGNDIAMIFQEPMTSLNPVFTIGDQLTEAIRIHTKATKKQARDKAVEIMKMVGLPRADELIKEYPHQLSGGMRQRVMIAMAMVCDPQVLIADEPTTALDVTIQAQILKLMKKLNKELNTAVLLITHDLGVVAETCERIVVMYSGKVVEEGTVEEIFKNPQHPYTKGLIQSVPDMRVKQQRLHSIQGNVPKPGSIKRGCRFAARCDFAFDRCLVETPELYETTPGHCTRCFLFDEAEEGVYDGTIAKG, via the coding sequence ATGAGTCAAGCACGTCCTTTACTAACCGTAGAAGATTTAAGGACCTCCTTTTTTACAGATGATGGAGAAGTTCCTGCAGTCGATGGCGTTAGTTTTCATGTGAATGAAGGTGAAATCCTGGGAGTGGTCGGAGAGAGCGGATGCGGTAAAAGTGTCACCTCGCTTTCCATCATGGGACTCGTGCCCAGCCCGCCGGGGAAAATCACAGGCGGTAAGATCCTTTATAAGGATGAAGACCTGACGAAAGTTTCAGAAAAGCGAATGAGAGATATCCGGGGTAATGACATAGCCATGATCTTCCAGGAACCGATGACATCGTTAAACCCTGTTTTTACGATAGGAGATCAATTGACCGAAGCGATTCGCATACATACAAAAGCGACGAAGAAACAAGCGAGAGACAAAGCAGTCGAAATCATGAAAATGGTTGGACTCCCGCGGGCAGACGAACTGATCAAGGAATATCCGCATCAGTTGTCTGGAGGGATGAGACAAAGGGTCATGATCGCGATGGCAATGGTATGCGACCCGCAGGTGCTTATTGCCGATGAACCTACCACCGCACTCGATGTAACCATCCAGGCCCAGATTTTAAAGCTGATGAAAAAGCTGAATAAAGAACTGAATACAGCTGTGCTGCTCATCACACACGATTTAGGAGTGGTTGCAGAAACATGCGAAAGAATCGTAGTGATGTATTCAGGAAAAGTGGTTGAGGAAGGAACCGTGGAAGAAATCTTCAAAAATCCACAGCATCCATATACCAAAGGACTCATCCAGTCCGTACCCGATATGCGGGTGAAACAGCAGCGGCTCCACTCGATTCAGGGGAATGTCCCTAAACCCGGGTCGATTAAAAGAGGGTGCAGGTTTGCAGCCCGATGCGATTTTGCGTTCGACCGCTGTCTGGTAGAAACGCCGGAACTATATGAAACAACACCAGGACATTGCACACGGTGCTTCCTGTTCGATGAAGCAGAGGAGGGAGTTTATGACGGAACCATTGCTAAAGGTTGA